GCACAGGGCGTTTTGCGTTGCCGGGATTAATAGCAGATCAGGTTTCGCCCGCCGTCTTTGGCCCTATAGAGAGCCCGATCCGCCTGGGAGATCAGGTCGTCCATGGTCATAGGAGGGGCGTACTGGGCCATACCGGCGGAAATGGTGACGGTAATCGTCCCTTCTTTTGTCTTTATGGCTTTTGCCGATATGCCCTCTCTGACCCTGTCCATTATGATAAAGCCCTCATCCAGAGAGACTCCAGGTAGGATAACCACAAACTCCTCTCCTCCGTATCTGCCTAAGACGTCGTAAGGTCTGAGATACCGAGGAATCTCTTTGGCTATGGCCCTCAGGACATCGTCTCCGGCGATATGGCCGTAGGTGTCGTTGACGACCTTGAAGTGGTCTAGGTCCAGTAGGGCCAACACCAACGGCCCATCTTCCCTGTCCGCCCGGGCTATCTCGCCGGAAAGCCGATCGAAAAGGGCGTGGCGATTTAGCAACCTGGTCAAATGGTCGTGGCTCGCACTGAAGGCCAGCTTGGCCTGAAGGTCCAGTATCCTCTTGCCCACCGACAGCCTCATCTGGAGCTCCTGGGAGTCGAAGGGCTTTATAACGTAGTCATCCGCCCCTGCCTCAAGGCCTTTCACAATGTCCTCCTGATCGCCCTGGACGGTCAGAAGGATTATGTATTGATATATCCCCTGCTTATAGTTTCTCTCTCTGACCTTTCGGCATATGTCGGTGCCCTCCATGCCGGGCATGAGCCAGTCTATCACCGCCAGCGACGGCGCTCCCTCTTCGGACAGGATACGCCAGGCGTGGCTGCCGTCGGAGACCACCACCGTCTCGTAGCCCCATTTACGAAGCAGCGATTCGAGCATTACCTGAGTGGTTTTATCGTCCTCCGCTATGAGAACCTTCACCTATACCCACCTCCTTCAAATAAGAGCCTAACTCTAAGAGCTCGAACTTTAAGTCCTCTAGAAGAACCCCAAGCATACCCCAGTCCCCCTTTTCCGCCGCCCTCTGAAGCCTGTAACCAACTATTTTGAGGCCGTTAGCCCCGACTCCAGCGGACGCCCCTTTCAGGGTGTGGCCCTGTAGCCTTATCCTTTTCAGGTCCTTTGACGCCAGACCATCTCTCAAGGAGGCCTCTATCTCAGGCAAATCGGCTATAAAAGTGTCCAAAACCCTGTCCACAAGCTGCTGATCCCCTCCCATACGGTGGTAAAGTTCCATTAGATCCAAGACGAAAGATCGGCCACCTTCGGCTTTTTCCCTCGGGGAAAAACCGGAGAGGACCTGCCGAAGCTCATCGGGCATTATGGGCTTAGGGAGGTAGCCATCCATTCCCTGGGAGATGTATTTTTCCCTATCCCCTCTCATGACGTTGGCGGTTAGGGCCACTACAGGAATCGCTCTGTCCGTAACCGAGCTGGACCTCTCCCTGATCAGGGCGGTGGTCTCCAAACCGTCCATCCCGGGCATCTGTATATCCATAAAGACCAGATCAAAATGTCCCTCCGTCAGGGCCTTGAGCCCGTCTCTGCCGGAAGGAACCGAACTCACAGTGTGACCAAGCTTTGACAACATGGCCTCCGCCACCGTTCGATTGGTCTCGTTGTCCTCCACCAGGAGTATCCTCATAGGCAGCTGGGGAGGCGGGATCGTTGGGGGCAGAGCGACAGGAGGATCGCAACCTTCGAAGGAAAGGGCAAACCGGAACGTGGTTCCCTCACCGGCCTGACTGTCTATCTCTATGATACCTCCCATACTCTGAACTATCCTCTGAGAAATGGCAAGGCCTAAACCGGTTCCGCCGTACTTTCTGCTCGTCGAGCTATCCGCCTGGGAGAAGGAGTTAAAAAGCCTGCTCTGACCTTCTCGGGAGATCCCTATCCCGGTGTCGGACACTACGAATTTTATGTCCCAGGTATTACCCTCCTTAAAACATCT
The uncultured Dethiosulfovibrio sp. genome window above contains:
- a CDS encoding diguanylate cyclase, whose product is MKVLIAEDDKTTQVMLESLLRKWGYETVVVSDGSHAWRILSEEGAPSLAVIDWLMPGMEGTDICRKVRERNYKQGIYQYIILLTVQGDQEDIVKGLEAGADDYVIKPFDSQELQMRLSVGKRILDLQAKLAFSASHDHLTRLLNRHALFDRLSGEIARADREDGPLVLALLDLDHFKVVNDTYGHIAGDDVLRAIAKEIPRYLRPYDVLGRYGGEEFVVILPGVSLDEGFIIMDRVREGISAKAIKTKEGTITVTISAGMAQYAPPMTMDDLISQADRALYRAKDGGRNLICY
- a CDS encoding ATP-binding protein, which produces MDKNERKIAQLELKIAEMTRDRERARRVLDDAVDALSLTASLRESEDISPILEQAGSRVRSLLSVREMAFFLLSEDGLDFYCAWEDPPVSSDLSVEKDLLVDDGTIAWALSRNRSIIVTSSTGDPLFLHSLMSQDEPIGVMMALMEGDPDRVMDISLAFITVILSSTAGIIKNSRLYRVINDLNRELRGKVNRLEESERELARANQAKDRFLANVSHEIRTPLNAILGTAVISKGKSPEEVDRALEVIRKEGSALLRLINDLLDLSKIDSGHMDLEEVPFDLSEIVAELDEIYRSVVKAKSIDLSVYMVPEGPVWITGDPVRLRQVMINLLDNGIKFTHNGSVSLDVRCFKEGNTWDIKFVVSDTGIGISREGQSRLFNSFSQADSSTSRKYGGTGLGLAISQRIVQSMGGIIEIDSQAGEGTTFRFALSFEGCDPPVALPPTIPPPQLPMRILLVEDNETNRTVAEAMLSKLGHTVSSVPSGRDGLKALTEGHFDLVFMDIQMPGMDGLETTALIRERSSSVTDRAIPVVALTANVMRGDREKYISQGMDGYLPKPIMPDELRQVLSGFSPREKAEGGRSFVLDLMELYHRMGGDQQLVDRVLDTFIADLPEIEASLRDGLASKDLKRIRLQGHTLKGASAGVGANGLKIVGYRLQRAAEKGDWGMLGVLLEDLKFELLELGSYLKEVGIGEGSHSGGR